In Lathyrus oleraceus cultivar Zhongwan6 chromosome 2, CAAS_Psat_ZW6_1.0, whole genome shotgun sequence, the DNA window CAAAAGGTGTTTAACAAATAAAGAATTTAGATTTAATATATGATCTACGTCCATGAATAAGCTTGGATGTTATGGGGTGGTTGGATTCACTGTTTGGAAATGGACGCAAATTCATCAAAAGAAAAGACAGTGATGCAGGAGAACCAGGTTTTTTTTTCCTTAATTTCTTAACTCATATATCATTGTTATTgagttttattttatttgcatGATTTATATCAAACGGTGTTTTTCCTACATTCATGTGTTCTTCATTTTCCTGTGATTGGCTTTTGAAATCTAGTTTCTGTTTTTTCAAATTTTGACAGTCTAAATCGTAAGTTTGTAACATTACATTTTTTTGTTTATTTCATGTTCTGTCATAATTGAATCACATGATGCAGTGTTCTTATGATGGTTAAAAATGATCAGGTAAAACACTGGAAGAACTAAGATCTTCTCTCTACAATGAGCTCCGAACATCAGAAGGAGCCAAGCGACAGCAACAAAGATATTGCGGACCAGTGGTCGCGTTATCGTTCAACTTCATGGTTGCTGTTGGTATCATCATGGCTAACAAATTGGTCAGAAATCAGAACCATTTATGTTGCGTGTAACTTATCATCATTATGAAATATCTCTAATGATGCATGTTATGAACTTTGTCGTTGATAGGTGATGGGAAGAATTGGTTTTAACTTCCCGATTTTTCTCACATTTGTTCACTACGTCACCGCATGGGTTCTTCTTGCAATTTTCAAAACAATATCGGTGCTTCCAGTGTCTCCTCCATCTAAAACAACTCCTTTCTCTTCTATATTTGCACTTGGCGCTGTTATGGCTTTTGCATCCGGTCTTGCAAACACCAGCCTCAAGTATAACAGGTTCGTGATCTTGCTCTAACATGTTCATTAGCCAAAACTGCATCGGGTTTCTTTATCTAAAAAGCTTATTTATGATAAAAGATTCGGAATTTCCTTTTTGTTTTCTGACAGTTCGGTTCATGCAGTGTTGGTTTCTACCAAATGGCCAAGATTGCTGTTACTCCAACAATTGTTTTGGCAGAGTTCATATTTTTTAAGAAAACCATTTCTTCGAAAAAGGTCATGACTAAGCTTTTTGGCGTTTTCTATTCTTTCTCTTTTATAAAACATTTCATGTATCTAAAAAAAGAACTACTCCATCCAACCCTTTATTGTTTATGTACTAATCATGCATTGGAATGCAATGATGCAGGTTTTAGCTTTGGCTGCTGTGTCAGCTGGTGTAGCAGTTGCAACTGTATCAGATTTAGAGTTCAATTTGTTTGGTGCAATAGTTGCAGTTATATGGATAATCCCAAGTGCGATAAATAAAATTTTATGGTCTACTTTACAGCAGCAAGGAAATTGGACAGCTTTGGCGTAAGTACTATCAGACACTATCGAATTTCATCTCTGTAAAAATTTTGTTTTCAATAACTAGACTTGAAATTTTTTTATTGTAGATTGATGTGGAAGACTACACCTATCACAGTTTTCTTCCTAGGGGCTTTGATGCCTTGGATCGACCCACCAGGAGTGTTATCGTTCAAGTGGGATGTAAACAGCTCGTCTGCAATTTTGATATCGGCTCTTCTTGGTTTCCTCTTACAGTGGTCAGGTGCATTGGCATTGGGGTGAGAGTTCTTTCCGCTTTCAAGCTTTAATAGAAAAAATAGCGATGTGCCCTTTTTGACAGATAGTTTTATTTCTGATGCAGGGCAACTTCTGCTACAACTCATGTTGTTTTAGGACAGTTTAAGACTTGTGTCATTCTGTTGGGAGGTTATCTGTTATTTGATTCTGATCCGGGGATTATTAGCATTGGCGGAGCGGTAATTGCTCTCACTGGAATGTCGGTTTACACAACATTTAACTTGCATGAGTCACAGGAAAATGCAACCAAGCAGCTTCCAAAGCATAGTGTGTCTGCACCAAAACAGAAACCAGATAACGAAGACAACAAGGACAAGGATATGAGTGTAAATATTACCAACAATAACATTGTTGTGTGAGTCATATAATCTATGACAGTGAGTGAGTGAATACCATAAACGAATTATTCATACATTTGTTTTACATTCTTTAGATAGGCAATTCATGTCCAATTCCATTTTGCAGCAATGTTTTAGTATAGGCAAATCAAACAGTATTCTATCATTGAAAAATTGTTAAAAGATTATTTTGTGAGTGAGCTTTTCTCAAAGATCCATTATGGTCTCCTAAATTAGACTCAGGTATATATGAACGTTCAAGGGCTTTAGGACACATCCTAAATTTGAAAAACCATGAACTACCATAGATCGTAAATAATTTTGAAGCAAACGCAATAACAGAAAGAACCGTGCTGGTAATCAAGATCTCAACGCACATATCAGAGTTGGTCACCGAAGACTTTAATTACAAATGAATAAATACAAATATAAGAGGAATATTGAAGAGTTGTTTTTGAAACATAGTTGTTTTCTAATTATGTTTTCATTGTTGATTATAAGCATCTCATTGTGCTTTTACATTTTAAAGTCTGATGTTCATGGGGCACCAAGCCATACAAGCTTCCAGAATGCTGTCAATATGTGTGTCCCAACATTAGGTGTAATTCATGGAGTTGAAATAGAGTAAGACCGTCATTCATGACGTAGAAATACAAAACAAAAATGTCATCATTCATAGTTACTGGACTATTGTAGGGTTTTATAAAACCACGTTTTCATCTCAAGGCTTCAAAGAAACTAGGGACTTAGACTTGCAATGAAAAGAAACCAGACAAATAAACATATCCACATGCACTCCCACATACAAAGGAAATGTATTGCTGAAGAAAAATAGATGCTGCAATTCTCAATAACCATATAGAACAGTATAATCCAATGTCTAAAGCTATCAGAATGTAGTATACAGGTGAGAATTGAGAACGGAAAAATTGAAAAATCTCACCACCTCTATTGAACTATTACTAAGGTCCTTATAGCAACAACTACATGTTTCTAAGGGGCAAAAGAACATGTGAGGCATGAATAAACTGAAGCCTCgaaaaatataaataaacaaaaAACCCTGCAACTAGCACCTTTCAAAACCGTCAGCACCAACACAACATTTActttcttttctcattttttggCCACATTTGTTATTTACACTTCAGATCAGGCCAATGTTCATTCTTCGTGGATTTGAGCACATCAAATATTGCATTTGAAAATTATGGTATCAAGAAAATGTTTCCATCCTAAAAATTAGAATTCCAATTGATCTGTGCGGGTGGAGGCTGCTGATAAGATCCGGGAGGAGGACCTACATTTTCAACGGGGGCAGCAACAGCTTGAGACTGCTGCAATAGGGTAGAAGGTGAAGCTACTGTCTGCCCTGGTTGATAGATACCAGGAAATGCTCCGGGAGCCGCCTGTGTATGGGGGAAGGTGAGATGTTGTCCCTGGTGGGCAAGGTTATATAGAGAATTAAGTTGCAAACTGGACATATCTTGGCCTGGTGCATGTATCCACACAGCAGAACCTTCACTCTGCAGCAAAAAAAGAAACAACGAGAAAACAAACAAGTTTAGTAACTACAGAAAATCCAAGTATTTCAATAATATTTGATACTGTTGAAGCCAAAGAGACCCCATAGCACTTAATTATGCAAcattcttttatttattttataaacAAATAGGCACGGATGGGAAAGAAAATAAAACACAGCAATGAGTAAAACCAACCAGTTGTCCAGTTGTATATATCTGGTTTTCTTTCAACTGAGACACTGCAAGATTTTCATTACCAGCGGAGCTTCCGGTATTCACTGTCGGAGCAGGAGCATACCCAACAGGTGGAGACATTAATGATCCAGAAGGAATTCCAATATGAGTCATATTTCCTGTGTTTGCTCCAGCCTTAAATTGTGGTTGAGGGAATTTGATTCCAGCAGCTGCAGTGGCGGCTGGTAGATACATGTTGCCTGCTGATGGCTGTTGAGGGAAACCATTGTGGCTTAAAAATTGATGCATCGGAGACACGTAAATTGGGGGGTAATAGGGGCCATATGGGAAGAAGTTAGCTGGGTATGGTGGCCTAAAATAAGAAACTGCCTGTGGAGACACAGGTATATTGCTCTGTAGAGGTGGGGTTGGGCTGGGGGACACCGCCTGTGAACTTGCAGTCTGTAATGTTGAAAGAATTGCAGAGATATTAGGGGAAATAAATATGTATAAATACATAAATAAATGCATTCATAATTACATATAAAGAAATCAAATAAATCAAAAACGTAAAAATTTCTTCTGAAGAAAACAAACTGCAAAGATAAACTTAAGTTTGTGTTTGAAACATAATAGAACCAATTGGTTTCTAATCTTTAAGTTTATTATTTGTAATTCAATTTTCTTACAACTTCCATACTTAGTAATAAATTGACATTCCTTTTCATTGATAAACAAAACAAAATGCAAAGATAAACTTAAACTTAATTTTATTGTTTGTAAGATATTTGATTTCCTTGCATTCTTTTTCATGGATCAGTGTCCAGTTGGCACTATTACATGCCTTTTCATTGACCAGTAGCTAACTTTATGTCTAAATTTCTACATAAGAAAACCAACTGCAAAGATAAACTTAGTTTGTTTTAGACATACATAACACATTCCATGCCTGTCAAAAAATAAAATACTGAATAATAGAATTGAACCTGCAAACAATATCAATGGCATTATATATACTTAATTTCAGAATATATAAGCGCAGGAATGACCAGCTAGAATGACGCCCTTTCTTTTCATGACACTTTCATTTGTTGCAGAGTTTCCAAATTCCAGGAAATCAACTTCAGAGCAAATAGCTTTTAGCATAAAGAAAAACATAGATTTCCAATCATACATAAAAAATTACAAATATTAAACAAATTAATTTGAGAGAAAAGTTATTAACATTTCCAACCTTATGATACAAGCCAATAACAGAACACCAAACCAAAAGGATAGTATTAAAAAACATGGGAAATATAATTTCAATAAATATAAGTAAATGAAAATCTTAAGAAAAAATGCAATATGGAGGAACTTACAACAAATGAAGGTAAGTGTGGTGTTTCTTGGGCCTGAAGCTCACTACCGTCAAATTGAACTTGCTGAGTCCCTAACATGGTAGACATTAAATTCAAACCATAGTTTTGAGCACTTTGAACAGTCAGAATCGGATGGCCCTCAGGAGTTAACAATACCTCCTGCTTTGGCTGCTCAATCTTTGAATCATTATCAGTTATAGAAATGCCTTCTGAAGCCAGTGTCGTTTTAACTAGATAAGATGAAGAATGTGCATAATCAACATGACCTCCATGTTCAGTCAATGGCACACTTTGGTTATGCTCAGTCGATGGCGCACTTTGGTTGTGTTCAGCCAATGGCGCACTTTGGTTGCTACATTAAAACAAGAAATACCATCAAAACATAGATTACAGTAGCTCGCCAACAAGAAATAGCTTTTGGTAATAGAAAGATCAACCAATCAACGCAATGAAAATAATTCATTTAAGGAATAATAACCTTGACTAGGTCTTGAAAGAGGTAAAATACTACAACCTAAGAGAACCTGTACACCTTTATAGCACCAACTTTGAGGTTTATTATAGTTATTCTTGGGGTTTGTGTGGGAATCGGAAGGGGAGGGCATGGTTTGAGGGGAAAGAGAGATGAAAATGGAAGGGGGAGGGAGAATAGTTACACCTTGCATGGGGGTTAAATTTCCTCCATGGAATTAAAACCCCTAACTGGGGTAACTAAAAAAATGAATTTGGGGAGACTTTGGAGGGTTATGGAGAGCAACAAAAAACATATCATTGCCTTTTTTTACAATACtctcaaacaaacaaacaaaaaattgCCATAAGCCTTCCACACCACTCTCCTCCCAAAAACTCGCCAGTACAAACACTGACCTCCCTTCTCCCCTTCCCTTCCCATCCCATCCCATCAAACCCCTCTCCTCTCTACTCTCAAACAACCCTCAACGAAGAGGTTTAATGTAAGAAAACAAATCTAAGTAAACACAACTATCATTTTTATACCATTTAAAAGGCATGAGAAGGAAAGAAAAATATATAATAGATCTTTAATTTGCTATGCCAAAAAAAACACATAGGAATCCTATAAACTACAAACCTAGAAGTAACAGCTTCATCATTCCCTGGAGAAGTTTCAGGAGTGGGAAAACTGCTATTGTCACAACCAGTTACACTATAAGATCTTTCACTTGGACCAAAAGTATCGAAGCTTCCAAATGTCAGACCGCTTTTAAAAGCCTCGGGCACTTGGAAATGGTTTGGAAAAGTAACATGTTGCCTCAACTCAGTTGATTGCACATGAGGTTCTGAAGCTGAGACTTCTGTGACATCGGCTGTCTTAGAAACATCTGCAAACAAACCGAAAGGGCATTATTATGATTACAAGAGTACACAATTAGAGATACAACAACAATAATAGAGCAAAAAATAACATATAAATAACAGAATTTATGGTGACTCTGGAAATTATCAGTACGATTTGTTAAAGTACAGGATTTCAGCACGTTAAATCTGAGTTAACTGATTGAGAAAAATCCATAACACAGGTGACAGTTAGTGTTTAAACTATAATATAGGCACCAACCAGGCTGATTTCCTCTTAAAATATCTTCAGAAAAGGTTTCAAAGGTTTCTCCCCCATCTTTTTTCTAGACCATGTGGGATTTACTTCAGTTCAGTTAATCGTTTGAGGGTTAATACTCTCCTTCAATACTAGGGAAAACCGTGATGGTATCCATCTAGTGAAATTGTTTGGATTAAAAAATTCAAGGTTACAACCTATACCAGAAAGTGTTTAGATGGAAACAGGATGTCGAACAACTTTGTTATAAGATTTAACAAATATAGAATAAGAACTTTACCTTGAGGTGATCTCAAAGAGCTATTCAATGATAAAGAGGATGAGAGTTGCAAGGGATCAGATAACTGGTAACATTCAACTTCATTTGACTTCTGTATGGCATTTGGGTTGCTTGTTGAATTCATTGACCTGGACTTTTCATTCTTGGATGGTGATAAATCATCGGCTTCTTCAAGTTTGTTTCCTTCAACATGACTTGGCCCGGCAGATATCCAGTTGTTCCCTACTTCCCTACTGATGGCACCACCAACACCAGGATTCTGGGCGATAGATTGGGCTGGCACAGAATCTGAAGAAGGGGAATAAACACCGGATACAGAAATTTGATGTTGATCAGAACTTGATAGAGATTTTCCTTGGTCAGAACTTGAAGATTTTCCTTGGTCAGTTTGTGTAATTGAGCCGACGGTTTCATTAGGCGAAGTGGTTGCTGCAACAGCAACAGCAGCTTGAGGTTGGATATTTTCTTGATTGACAGTGTCATTAGCAGCCGAACTGGTTTTAGGGA includes these proteins:
- the LOC127117562 gene encoding nucleotide-sugar uncharacterized transporter 2 — encoded protein: MGWLDSLFGNGRKFIKRKDSDAGEPGKTLEELRSSLYNELRTSEGAKRQQQRYCGPVVALSFNFMVAVGIIMANKLVMGRIGFNFPIFLTFVHYVTAWVLLAIFKTISVLPVSPPSKTTPFSSIFALGAVMAFASGLANTSLKYNSVGFYQMAKIAVTPTIVLAEFIFFKKTISSKKVLALAAVSAGVAVATVSDLEFNLFGAIVAVIWIIPSAINKILWSTLQQQGNWTALALMWKTTPITVFFLGALMPWIDPPGVLSFKWDVNSSSAILISALLGFLLQWSGALALGATSATTHVVLGQFKTCVILLGGYLLFDSDPGIISIGGAVIALTGMSVYTTFNLHESQENATKQLPKHSVSAPKQKPDNEDNKDKDMSVNITNNNIVV
- the LOC127117563 gene encoding GBF-interacting protein 1-like; its protein translation is MSGGGGGSRVPIPNNVRNTINDIREITGKQHTDDEIYAVLKECSMDPNETAQKLLYLDTFHEVRRRRDRKKEGSSSRVSEESRSRQRVQGRGARGASWGYSSNFFDGGGGRNFANRRENGVHHITERTNISSTQSDLKKITNTPPQASRVLAVVPHSAANPSNGKSGHGSSSQSLKGSVVSVPKTSSAANDTVNQENIQPQAAVAVAATTSPNETVGSITQTDQGKSSSSDQGKSLSSSDQHQISVSGVYSPSSDSVPAQSIAQNPGVGGAISREVGNNWISAGPSHVEGNKLEEADDLSPSKNEKSRSMNSTSNPNAIQKSNEVECYQLSDPLQLSSSLSLNSSLRSPQDVSKTADVTEVSASEPHVQSTELRQHVTFPNHFQVPEAFKSGLTFGSFDTFGPSERSYSVTGCDNSSFPTPETSPGNDEAVTSSNQSAPLAEHNQSAPSTEHNQSVPLTEHGGHVDYAHSSSYLVKTTLASEGISITDNDSKIEQPKQEVLLTPEGHPILTVQSAQNYGLNLMSTMLGTQQVQFDGSELQAQETPHLPSFVTASSQAVSPSPTPPLQSNIPVSPQAVSYFRPPYPANFFPYGPYYPPIYVSPMHQFLSHNGFPQQPSAGNMYLPAATAAAGIKFPQPQFKAGANTGNMTHIGIPSGSLMSPPVGYAPAPTVNTGSSAGNENLAVSQLKENQIYTTGQLSEGSAVWIHAPGQDMSSLQLNSLYNLAHQGQHLTFPHTQAAPGAFPGIYQPGQTVASPSTLLQQSQAVAAPVENVGPPPGSYQQPPPAQINWNSNF